A genomic window from Flavobacterium johnsoniae includes:
- a CDS encoding SUF system Fe-S cluster assembly protein — translation MEQEIDTNELGESIVRILKGIYDPEIPVDIYELGLIYDVMVNTDYEVKILMTLTSPNCPVAESLPREVEEKVKTIEHIKDVEVEITFDPPWSKDLMSEEAKLELGML, via the coding sequence ATGGAACAAGAAATAGACACAAACGAATTAGGAGAATCAATCGTAAGAATCCTTAAAGGCATTTACGATCCTGAGATTCCTGTAGATATTTATGAGTTAGGATTAATTTACGACGTAATGGTAAACACAGATTACGAAGTAAAAATCCTTATGACACTTACTTCGCCAAACTGCCCAGTTGCAGAAAGTTTACCAAGAGAAGTTGAAGAAAAGGTAAAAACAATCGAACACATTAAAGATGTTGAAGTAGAAATTACTTTTGACCCGCCTTGGAGCAAAGATTTAATGAGCGAAGAAGCTAAGTTAGAATTAGGAATGCTTTAA
- a CDS encoding aminotransferase class V-fold PLP-dependent enzyme produces the protein MLDIQKIRADFPILSQTVNGKPLVYFDNGATSQKPQVVIDAEVKYYNEINANIHRGVHTLSQLATDAYEISRGKVKDHINAKHAHEVLFTSGTTHGINLVSNGFASILKPGDEVVVSSLEHHSNIVPWQMLCEKTGAVLKVIPINENGELIIEEFDKLLSDKTKIVTVNHISNALGVINPIKYIIDKAHAVGAAVLIDGAQAVPHLKPNVQELDCDFYAFSGHKMCGPTGTGILYGKEEWLNKLPPYQGGGEMIKEVTFEKTTYADLPHKFEAGTPNIAGGIVLGTAIDYLNEIGFDKIHEYENELLEHATKRLNEIEGIRIYGNTKNKASVVSFNIDGIHPYDVGSIIDKLGIAVRTGHHCAQPIMNFFCIPGTIRASFSFYNTKEEIDAMVDAVKKAQTMLS, from the coding sequence ATGCTAGATATTCAAAAAATAAGAGCTGATTTCCCGATACTTTCACAAACTGTAAACGGAAAGCCATTAGTATATTTCGACAACGGAGCTACTTCGCAAAAACCACAAGTTGTAATTGATGCTGAAGTAAAATATTATAACGAAATCAACGCCAATATTCACCGTGGCGTTCACACTTTAAGCCAGTTAGCAACTGACGCTTACGAAATTTCTCGCGGAAAAGTAAAAGACCATATCAACGCAAAACATGCTCATGAAGTTCTTTTTACTTCGGGAACAACGCACGGAATTAACTTAGTTTCAAACGGTTTTGCTTCGATTTTAAAACCTGGTGACGAAGTTGTAGTTTCTTCATTGGAACATCACAGTAATATTGTGCCTTGGCAGATGTTATGCGAAAAAACGGGCGCTGTTTTAAAAGTTATCCCAATCAATGAAAATGGAGAATTAATCATTGAGGAATTTGACAAATTGCTTTCAGACAAAACAAAAATCGTTACCGTAAATCATATTTCAAACGCATTGGGTGTAATCAATCCAATAAAATATATTATTGATAAAGCACACGCTGTTGGCGCTGCAGTTTTAATTGACGGCGCACAGGCTGTTCCGCATTTAAAACCAAATGTTCAGGAATTAGACTGCGATTTTTATGCTTTTTCTGGTCATAAAATGTGCGGTCCAACCGGAACTGGAATTCTTTACGGAAAAGAAGAATGGTTAAACAAACTTCCTCCTTACCAAGGCGGTGGCGAAATGATTAAAGAAGTTACTTTCGAAAAAACAACGTACGCAGATCTGCCTCATAAATTTGAAGCTGGAACGCCAAATATTGCTGGCGGAATTGTTTTAGGAACTGCCATTGATTATTTAAACGAGATCGGTTTTGATAAAATTCATGAATATGAAAATGAACTTTTAGAACATGCTACAAAACGTCTTAACGAAATTGAAGGTATCCGAATTTACGGAAACACCAAAAATAAAGCTTCTGTAGTTTCGTTTAATATTGATGGAATTCATCCTTATGATGTTGGTTCTATTATAGATAAATTAGGAATTGCGGTTAGAACAGGACATCACTGTGCACAGCCAATTATGAATTTCTTCTGTATTCCGGGAACAATTCGCGCTTCTTTCTCTTTCTATAATACAAAAGAAGAAATCGATGCCATGGTTGATGCTGTTAAAAAAGCACAAACTATGTTAAGCTAA
- a CDS encoding serine hydrolase domain-containing protein — protein MKKFLKVLLLVVVLAFLYFGFTTYPKLDLISGFSAKSVASGHFIDNRSLDLIQKTDNDIDMIDLAKNSIDDAGKFAVSSVYGLKERKAIYREGLGATLINDNFDISKPYLLPKRTKLENNLPFPYGNNEPKDSAFVNVDYSELKKAVENAFDKTGGRIKRTRAVVVLYKDHLIAEKYDTGFNKDSKILGWSMTKSITSSAFGVLTKQGKIDIYKPAPVAEWKNDERKNITLNDLLHMNSGLEWEENYSTICDATKMLFQAEDMGKVQLEKPAQFKPNTHWNYSSGTTNLLSLILRRQFKTQQEYLDFWYSAVIDKIGMNSMIVEQDMSGTFVGSSYGWATPRDWSKFGLLYLHKGNWNGEQILDESWVKYTSTPTNTSNGKYGAQFWLNAGGKFRDVPRDMFYCSGYQGQMVAIVPSKDMVIVRMGVREGDKSFDFNGFLKDVISSVKK, from the coding sequence ATGAAAAAATTTCTCAAAGTACTTTTGCTTGTTGTGGTTCTTGCTTTTTTGTATTTCGGATTTACAACTTATCCAAAACTTGATTTGATTTCTGGCTTTTCGGCCAAAAGTGTCGCGTCGGGTCATTTTATAGATAACCGCTCTTTGGATTTAATTCAAAAAACCGACAATGATATCGATATGATTGATTTGGCGAAGAACTCAATTGATGATGCTGGAAAATTTGCTGTTTCATCTGTTTACGGATTGAAAGAAAGAAAAGCAATTTATCGCGAAGGTTTAGGTGCAACTTTGATTAATGATAATTTTGATATTTCAAAACCATATTTACTTCCAAAAAGAACAAAACTAGAAAACAATCTTCCTTTTCCATACGGAAATAATGAACCAAAAGATTCTGCTTTCGTAAATGTTGATTATTCAGAACTAAAAAAAGCTGTCGAAAATGCTTTTGACAAAACAGGCGGAAGAATTAAAAGAACTCGTGCTGTTGTAGTTTTATATAAAGATCATTTAATTGCCGAAAAATACGATACAGGTTTTAATAAGGACAGTAAAATTTTAGGATGGTCAATGACTAAAAGTATTACCAGTTCTGCTTTTGGAGTTTTGACAAAACAAGGAAAAATTGATATTTATAAACCTGCTCCAGTTGCAGAATGGAAAAATGACGAACGTAAAAATATTACACTTAATGATTTGCTTCATATGAATTCTGGTTTAGAATGGGAAGAGAATTACAGCACAATCTGCGACGCCACAAAAATGCTTTTTCAAGCTGAAGATATGGGGAAAGTGCAGTTGGAAAAACCAGCTCAATTTAAACCCAACACACATTGGAATTATTCATCAGGAACGACTAATTTATTGTCTTTAATTTTGAGAAGACAATTTAAAACCCAACAAGAATATCTTGATTTTTGGTACAGCGCCGTAATCGACAAAATCGGAATGAACTCAATGATTGTCGAGCAGGATATGTCGGGAACTTTTGTAGGTTCCTCTTACGGATGGGCAACGCCAAGAGACTGGTCAAAATTCGGATTATTATATCTTCATAAAGGAAACTGGAACGGAGAACAAATTTTGGATGAAAGCTGGGTAAAATACACATCAACACCAACGAATACTTCTAATGGAAAATACGGAGCACAATTTTGGCTAAATGCAGGAGGAAAATTCCGGGACGTTCCTAGAGATATGTTTTATTGCAGTGGTTATCAAGGTCAAATGGTTGCGATTGTTCCATCAAAAGATATGGTAATCGTGAGAATGGGAGTGAGAGAGGGTGATAAAAGTTTTGATTTTAATGGGTTTTTGAAAGATGTCATTTCTTCAGTGAAAAAATAA
- a CDS encoding flavodoxin family protein gives MENKKVIILGSSRKNGNTTKIVDEISKEHNIDVINLSDYTISYYDYESKNIGDDFLPLIRGIIEKYDTLIFATPIYWYNMSGIMKVFFDRISDLIRIEKETGRKLRGKKIGVITNSHDNVIEDSFYIPFQKTADYLGMEYLGHAHFNANILNQTTKIELTFI, from the coding sequence ATGGAAAATAAAAAAGTAATCATTTTAGGTTCTTCCAGAAAAAACGGAAACACAACAAAAATTGTGGACGAAATTTCGAAAGAACACAACATAGATGTAATTAATTTAAGTGATTATACTATTTCCTATTATGATTATGAAAGCAAAAATATAGGCGATGATTTTTTGCCTTTGATAAGAGGAATTATCGAAAAGTATGATACTTTAATTTTTGCAACGCCCATTTATTGGTATAATATGAGCGGAATTATGAAGGTCTTTTTTGACAGGATTTCAGATTTAATCCGCATTGAAAAAGAAACCGGAAGAAAACTTAGAGGAAAGAAAATCGGAGTAATTACAAATTCACACGATAATGTAATTGAAGATAGTTTTTACATTCCGTTTCAAAAAACAGCCGATTATTTAGGCATGGAATATTTAGGACACGCGCATTTTAATGCCAATATCCTAAACCAAACAACAAAAATAGAATTGACATTTATATAA
- a CDS encoding DUF2480 family protein, which yields MEEIINKVANSALEVFDLEDYYPKGMRVQIDISQWLLEGFLLKEKDFREHLKNHDWSQYQDQYVAVHCSTDAIIPAWALILVSVHLAPFAKKVVNGTIEDLDGSLYEEILSKIDYSVYQNKPVIVKGCSRKPVPMRAYILATTYLQPFARSIMYGEACSAVPLYKESKK from the coding sequence ATGGAAGAAATCATCAACAAAGTTGCCAATAGTGCTTTAGAAGTTTTTGATTTAGAGGATTATTATCCAAAAGGAATGCGTGTGCAGATTGACATTTCGCAATGGCTTTTAGAAGGATTTTTATTAAAAGAAAAAGACTTTAGAGAACATCTTAAAAATCATGACTGGTCGCAATATCAAGATCAATATGTCGCTGTACATTGCAGTACAGACGCCATTATTCCAGCTTGGGCGTTAATTTTAGTAAGCGTTCATTTAGCTCCTTTTGCAAAAAAAGTTGTTAACGGAACAATCGAAGATTTAGACGGAAGCTTATACGAAGAAATCTTAAGTAAAATAGATTATTCGGTTTATCAGAACAAACCGGTAATTGTAAAAGGCTGTTCTAGAAAACCTGTTCCAATGCGCGCCTACATATTAGCCACTACTTATTTGCAGCCCTTTGCAAGAAGCATTATGTATGGCGAAGCATGTTCTGCAGTACCTTTATACAAAGAATCTAAGAAATAA
- the sufC gene encoding Fe-S cluster assembly ATPase SufC: MLSIKNLHAAIGDKEILKGINIEVKAGEVHAIMGPNGSGKSTLSAVIAGNENYEVTDGEVILDGEDLADLAPEERAHKGVFLSFQYPVEIPGVSVTNFMKTAINETRKANGQEEMPANEMLKVIREKSELLEIDRKFLSRSLNEGFSGGEKKRNEIFQMAMLEPKLAILDETDSGLDIDALRIVANGVNKLKSDKNAIIVITHYQRLLDYIVPDFVHVLYNGRIVKSGGKELAYELEEKGYDWIKAEN, encoded by the coding sequence ATGTTATCAATAAAAAACCTTCACGCCGCAATTGGTGATAAAGAAATCCTTAAGGGAATTAATATAGAAGTTAAAGCTGGGGAAGTTCACGCGATAATGGGACCAAACGGTTCTGGAAAAAGTACACTTTCTGCTGTTATTGCAGGAAACGAAAATTATGAAGTTACAGACGGAGAAGTTATTCTTGACGGAGAAGATCTTGCTGATTTAGCTCCTGAAGAAAGAGCACATAAAGGTGTTTTCCTTTCTTTCCAATATCCGGTAGAAATTCCTGGAGTTAGCGTTACTAACTTTATGAAAACTGCTATCAACGAAACTCGTAAAGCAAACGGACAAGAAGAAATGCCAGCTAACGAAATGTTGAAAGTAATTCGTGAAAAATCTGAATTATTAGAAATTGACCGTAAATTTTTATCTCGTTCTCTTAACGAAGGTTTTTCTGGAGGAGAGAAAAAAAGAAACGAAATTTTCCAAATGGCAATGTTAGAGCCAAAATTAGCAATCCTTGACGAAACTGATTCTGGTCTTGATATCGATGCTTTAAGAATTGTTGCAAATGGTGTGAACAAATTAAAAAGCGACAAAAACGCAATCATTGTGATCACACACTACCAACGTTTATTAGATTATATCGTTCCTGATTTCGTTCACGTTCTTTACAACGGAAGAATCGTAAAATCTGGTGGAAAAGAATTAGCTTACGAGCTTGAGGAAAAAGGATACGACTGGATTAAAGCAGAAAACTAG
- a CDS encoding SufE family protein, whose product MTIKEIQDEIIDEFSMFDDWMQRYEYIIELGKSLPLIKEEYKTDDNLIKGCQSKVWLQGEQNDDKIVFTADSDAILTKGIIAILIRAFSNQKAKDILEADTDFIDEIGLKEHLSATRANGLVSMIKNIKMYALAFDAKNKN is encoded by the coding sequence ATGACAATAAAAGAAATACAAGACGAGATAATAGACGAATTTTCAATGTTCGACGACTGGATGCAGCGTTATGAATACATTATCGAATTAGGAAAAAGTCTTCCGTTAATTAAAGAAGAATACAAAACCGACGATAATTTAATCAAAGGCTGCCAATCTAAAGTTTGGTTGCAAGGCGAACAAAACGATGATAAAATCGTTTTTACAGCAGACAGCGATGCTATTTTGACAAAGGGAATAATTGCAATTTTAATTCGTGCTTTCTCCAATCAAAAAGCAAAAGATATTCTAGAAGCCGATACTGATTTTATAGACGAAATTGGTTTAAAAGAGCATTTATCTGCAACGCGCGCCAACGGTTTGGTTTCGATGATAAAAAACATCAAAATGTATGCTTTGGCTTTTGATGCAAAAAACAAAAATTAA
- the sufD gene encoding Fe-S cluster assembly protein SufD, which translates to MDLKEKLVSSFMAFEERVDVHSDLHDIRTNALKNFENKGFPTKKEEAWKYTSLNAILKNDFTVFPKQENAIEFNQVKKYFLHEIDTYKLVFIDGVFSSHLSSTTHDGIDVCLMSSALTKPKYKMVIDTYFNQIASKDDSLTSLNTAFAIEGAFINIPKKKVADKPIEIMYFSTGNESALMVQPRNLIIVGENSHVQIIERHQSLNENPVLTNSVTEIFAQKRAIVDYYKIQNDNSEANLVDNTYVSQQQESHASVHTFSFGGNLTRNNLNFYHFGERLTSTLNGISILNDKQHVDHYTLVNHAQPNCESFQDYKGIFSDRSTGVFNGKVLVEKEAQKTNAFQKSNNILLSDKATINAKPQLEIFADDVKCSHGCTVGQLDETAMFYMQSRGIPKKEAKALLMYAFSNAVIESIKIPELKQRITKIIAMKLGVNLGFDL; encoded by the coding sequence ATGGATTTAAAAGAAAAATTAGTATCGTCTTTTATGGCTTTTGAAGAGCGTGTCGATGTACATTCAGATTTACATGACATACGCACAAATGCTTTAAAAAACTTCGAAAATAAAGGTTTCCCAACCAAAAAAGAAGAAGCTTGGAAATATACATCGCTAAATGCCATCTTAAAAAATGACTTTACGGTTTTTCCAAAACAGGAAAATGCAATCGAATTCAATCAGGTAAAAAAATACTTTTTACACGAAATTGATACGTACAAATTAGTATTTATCGATGGCGTTTTCAGTTCGCATTTGTCTTCTACAACGCACGACGGAATCGATGTTTGCTTAATGTCATCGGCATTAACCAAACCAAAATATAAAATGGTTATTGATACGTACTTTAATCAAATTGCAAGTAAAGATGATAGCTTGACTTCATTGAATACAGCTTTTGCAATTGAAGGCGCTTTTATCAATATTCCGAAGAAAAAAGTAGCAGATAAACCAATTGAGATTATGTATTTCTCAACTGGAAACGAATCTGCTTTAATGGTTCAGCCAAGAAACTTGATTATTGTGGGCGAAAATTCACATGTACAAATTATTGAGCGTCACCAAAGTTTGAATGAAAATCCAGTTTTAACAAACTCTGTTACAGAGATTTTTGCTCAAAAACGTGCGATTGTAGATTATTATAAAATCCAAAACGACAACAGCGAAGCTAATTTAGTTGACAATACTTATGTTTCGCAACAACAAGAAAGTCATGCTTCTGTTCATACTTTCTCTTTCGGAGGAAACTTGACTCGAAACAATTTGAATTTCTATCATTTTGGCGAAAGATTGACAAGTACGTTAAACGGAATTTCAATCTTAAATGACAAACAGCACGTTGATCATTATACTTTGGTAAACCACGCACAACCAAACTGCGAAAGTTTCCAAGATTATAAAGGAATTTTCTCTGATCGTTCGACAGGAGTTTTCAATGGAAAAGTTTTGGTTGAAAAAGAAGCTCAAAAAACAAACGCTTTCCAAAAAAGCAACAATATTTTATTGAGTGATAAAGCTACAATCAATGCAAAACCTCAATTAGAGATTTTTGCAGATGACGTAAAATGTTCTCACGGATGTACAGTTGGACAGCTTGATGAAACAGCAATGTTCTACATGCAATCTCGTGGAATCCCGAAAAAAGAAGCCAAAGCTTTATTGATGTACGCATTCTCAAATGCCGTTATCGAAAGCATTAAAATACCAGAATTAAAACAAAGAATTACTAAAATCATTGCCATGAAATTAGGCGTGAATTTAGGATTTGATTTGTAG